One Nicotiana tomentosiformis chromosome 4, ASM39032v3, whole genome shotgun sequence genomic window carries:
- the LOC138909253 gene encoding uncharacterized protein, with translation MGSFAYISVGERPLVADVRTLSNQFMRLDVSEPSWVLACTVARSSLYERVRERQYNDPHLLVLKDTVQHGGSKKVAMGDDGVLRIQGLICVPNVDGLHELILEEAHSFRQ, from the coding sequence ATGGGAAGTTttgcgtatatttcggttggtgagaggccattagttgcAGATGTTCGGACTTTGTCTAATcaattcatgaggttagatgtttctgagcccagttgggttctagcttgcacagttgctcggtcttctttatatgagcgcgtcagagagcgacaatataatgatcctcatttgcttgtcctcaaggacacggtgcaACACGGTGGTTCCAAGAAGGTTGCtatgggagatgatggagttttgcggATACAAGGTCttatatgtgttcctaatgtggatgggcttcatgaattaattcttgaagaggcacacagtttcag